One Bacillota bacterium genomic window carries:
- a CDS encoding IS110 family transposase, whose protein sequence is MEILHERCCGLDVHKKIVMACAITPEGKEIRTFGTMTEDILALAEWVKSKGCTHVAMESTGVYWKPIYNILELAGIEILVVNAQHIKAVPGRKTDVKDAEWIADLLRHGLLRGSYIPNREQRELRELVRYRKSLIEERAREVNRIQKVLEGAGIKLASVATDITGVSGKAIIEAIIDGVEDPKALAKLARGRLKEKEGELEEALRGLVGEHQRMLLATQLQHIEFLDQQIATLDERIGERMRPFERELKLLDTIPGIGRRNAEAILACTGVDMSRFPSAAHLSSWAGVAPGNNESAGKRKSGKTRQGSPLLRTTLIQAARAAARTKGTYLYAQYHRIAARRGANRACVAVAHTIIVIVYNMIKNLRPYYELGDSYFEKRRQQAIARKAIKQLEDLGYKVTLEVA, encoded by the coding sequence ATGGAGATTCTACACGAGCGTTGTTGTGGGTTAGACGTCCATAAGAAGATCGTTATGGCTTGCGCTATCACGCCTGAGGGGAAAGAGATCAGGACGTTTGGCACCATGACAGAAGACATTCTGGCCCTTGCAGAATGGGTTAAATCTAAGGGTTGTACCCATGTTGCAATGGAGAGCACGGGGGTGTATTGGAAACCAATCTACAACATACTGGAACTGGCAGGTATCGAGATTCTGGTTGTAAATGCCCAGCATATCAAGGCAGTCCCTGGGAGGAAGACAGATGTTAAAGATGCCGAGTGGATTGCTGATCTATTGCGCCATGGCTTATTACGCGGCAGCTATATCCCCAATCGAGAGCAGCGGGAGCTACGGGAGTTGGTACGTTATCGGAAGAGCCTGATTGAGGAGCGAGCTCGGGAAGTGAACCGTATCCAGAAGGTATTAGAAGGGGCTGGCATCAAATTGGCATCGGTAGCCACGGATATAACTGGTGTCTCAGGGAAGGCCATAATCGAAGCTATCATCGATGGTGTAGAGGACCCGAAAGCCCTAGCGAAGCTAGCACGCGGCCGGCTTAAGGAGAAAGAAGGAGAATTGGAGGAGGCCCTGCGTGGTCTTGTGGGAGAGCACCAAAGGATGCTTTTAGCCACTCAGCTACAGCACATCGAATTTCTGGATCAGCAGATTGCGACCCTTGATGAAAGGATAGGGGAGCGGATGCGCCCTTTTGAGAGGGAATTAAAGTTGTTGGATACGATTCCGGGTATAGGGCGTCGGAATGCAGAAGCTATCCTAGCATGTACTGGCGTAGATATGTCTCGATTTCCGAGTGCAGCACACCTATCATCATGGGCTGGGGTAGCCCCTGGTAACAACGAAAGCGCAGGCAAACGGAAATCAGGCAAAACCCGTCAAGGGAGTCCTTTATTACGAACGACTCTTATACAAGCCGCGAGAGCTGCTGCTAGGACAAAGGGTACATATCTATATGCCCAATATCACCGGATAGCTGCCCGTAGGGGAGCCAATCGAGCCTGCGTTGCGGTTGCGCATACCATTATAGTAATTGTTTACAACATGATAAAGAATCTTCGGCCTTACTACGAGCTTGGCGATAGTTACTTTGAGAAACGTCGGCAACAAGCTATAGCCAGGAAGGCCATCAAGCAATTAGAAGACCTGGGGTACAAGGTTACCCTTGAGGTTGCATAG
- a CDS encoding carbohydrate ABC transporter permease, which produces MKPRYHWFKEIGINLLLVLISLFFAFPILWLVLMSIKQPQDTFKLPPVLWFSPTLESYKQLLFRSHYSIGLDFWRLFRNSAISAMVAAALSMFVASLGAYSLSRFYFRGKKLLSFIIIATRMLPPLASAIPLFLFAFRLGMIDTLFILSTVYCVINIPFALWMLRGFMDQVPTELEESAMIDGCTRFGAMLRIVMPLIGPGLGATAIFTFLNSWNDFALALVLTNKNAMTLPLVAMSFITEEGVYWGPMSAAITLIAAPAVLFVIVAQGYLAKGLTMGAVKG; this is translated from the coding sequence GTGAAGCCTAGATATCACTGGTTTAAGGAAATTGGAATAAACCTACTTCTGGTTTTAATAAGCCTGTTTTTCGCATTCCCCATATTATGGTTGGTGTTAATGTCAATTAAGCAACCTCAGGACACATTTAAATTACCGCCCGTTCTTTGGTTTAGTCCAACACTTGAGTCCTATAAACAGTTACTTTTTAGAAGTCACTACTCTATTGGACTCGATTTCTGGCGCCTTTTCAGGAACAGTGCAATCAGCGCCATGGTAGCAGCAGCCCTTTCGATGTTCGTTGCTTCGCTTGGCGCCTACAGTTTGTCAAGGTTTTACTTCCGAGGGAAAAAGCTACTTTCTTTTATAATTATTGCTACTAGAATGTTACCGCCTCTAGCCTCTGCTATACCTCTATTCTTGTTTGCTTTTCGGTTGGGGATGATTGACACCCTATTTATATTGAGTACAGTCTACTGCGTAATTAATATCCCATTTGCATTATGGATGCTAAGGGGATTCATGGATCAAGTTCCTACTGAGTTAGAAGAATCAGCTATGATTGACGGCTGCACCCGTTTTGGGGCCATGTTAAGGATAGTGATGCCACTAATAGGTCCTGGTTTAGGAGCTACTGCTATTTTCACCTTTCTTAATAGCTGGAACGATTTTGCTTTAGCTCTGGTCTTAACTAATAAGAATGCTATGACTTTACCATTAGTTGCTATGTCCTTTATTACAGAAGAGGGAGTCTATTGGGGTCCCATGAGTGCAGCAATAACGCTCATTGCGGCTCCCGCTGTGCTCTTTGTAATTGTTGCCCAAGGGTACCTTGCTAAGGGGTTAACAATGGGAGCAGTTAAAGGCTAA
- a CDS encoding extracellular solute-binding protein, producing MLRRSMLLALILVTLMSSMSVIGWAAGREITINVLASVGGSGKSLSKGIELFNEKYKGEYQVKATLIAHESLQEKQMMQFITRVPTYDVLSIDAAWLPAVSRYLEPLSPWIKKYGPHNMEEMYGAPTIGRITFDGHVVGLPVRFGTVILFYRDDWFNEAGLQAPTTLEDYVSAARKLTKPGRYGTSLKLQSPAWSLESYGCFLLPHGGAYLTDDLKHASSSLTSEVGIKVLNFLKELQDNRVIPNPLEWTYDDNVVAFQTGKIAFSHEYSARAALLEDHKKSVAAGKMGYDVLPTPKAPIGPHTPRYFGSYWTLAIDKNSKNKEAAYKFIKFMADVEAQRYMAFKADNGPAVLSIYDDPEYRRINPAAQAIKKAIVTLGTADFLAVPQNLELTKVVHEELQSFIIGKQDAAKTAKRMRDRIDEVLGK from the coding sequence GTGCTAAGGCGATCGATGCTACTAGCCTTAATTCTGGTGACCTTGATGAGTTCCATGAGTGTAATTGGGTGGGCAGCAGGTAGAGAGATTACGATCAATGTGCTGGCAAGCGTGGGGGGTAGTGGGAAATCTCTTAGCAAGGGGATTGAATTATTCAATGAAAAGTATAAGGGCGAATATCAAGTAAAGGCCACACTGATCGCACACGAATCTCTGCAAGAAAAACAGATGATGCAGTTCATTACTCGTGTTCCAACTTATGATGTATTATCCATCGATGCAGCCTGGCTCCCAGCCGTATCTCGTTATCTAGAGCCTTTAAGTCCCTGGATAAAAAAATATGGACCCCATAATATGGAAGAAATGTACGGAGCGCCAACCATAGGCCGTATAACTTTCGATGGACATGTCGTAGGTCTACCGGTTCGGTTCGGTACGGTTATTCTATTCTATCGCGATGATTGGTTCAACGAGGCAGGCTTACAGGCACCTACAACGTTAGAGGATTATGTCAGTGCAGCAAGGAAATTGACAAAGCCTGGTCGCTACGGTACGTCATTAAAGCTACAGTCACCTGCTTGGAGTCTAGAATCCTACGGCTGTTTTCTTTTGCCGCATGGGGGAGCATACCTTACAGATGATCTGAAGCATGCCAGCTCGTCTCTAACAAGTGAAGTAGGGATAAAGGTCCTTAACTTCCTCAAAGAATTACAGGATAATAGAGTTATACCAAATCCCCTTGAGTGGACATATGATGATAATGTAGTGGCATTTCAGACAGGTAAGATCGCCTTTTCTCATGAATATAGTGCACGGGCCGCACTCCTTGAAGATCACAAAAAGTCAGTTGCAGCGGGGAAAATGGGGTACGACGTCTTACCCACTCCTAAAGCCCCCATCGGCCCTCACACTCCCCGGTATTTCGGTAGTTATTGGACATTAGCTATTGATAAGAACTCCAAGAACAAGGAAGCAGCATATAAATTCATTAAATTCATGGCAGATGTAGAGGCCCAGCGATATATGGCTTTTAAAGCCGATAATGGGCCTGCTGTTCTCTCCATCTATGATGATCCCGAATATAGGCGGATAAACCCTGCAGCTCAGGCTATAAAAAAGGCCATTGTTACCCTCGGGACTGCGGATTTCCTCGCTGTACCTCAGAATCTAGAGCTCACGAAGGTGGTTCATGAGGAACTACAATCATTTATCATTGGTAAGCAGGACGCTGCTAAGACAGCTAAACGGATGAGGGATAGAATAGATGAGGTATTAGGCAAGTAG
- the sigE gene encoding RNA polymerase sporulation sigma factor SigE has translation MTPRVALNRLILFLRLYLILLVRRLGLFPGYIILFVGNSEALPPPLSSDEEISLLKRLARGEKAVKGELIERNLRLVVYIAKKFENTGVGIEDLVSIGTIGLIKAVNTFDPMKKIKLATYASRCIENEILMYLRRNNKTRAEVSFDEPLNIDWDGNELLLSDVMGTDNDIVYKSIEEELDKSLLEAAMRRLTGREKKIMELRFGLVDGVEKTQKEVADLLGISQSYISRLEKRIIRKLRKEIKRAE, from the coding sequence ATGACGCCACGCGTTGCACTCAATCGGCTCATCTTGTTCCTCCGGCTTTATTTGATCCTTCTCGTGCGCCGGTTGGGCTTATTTCCGGGATATATCATACTGTTCGTTGGCAACAGTGAGGCTTTGCCGCCACCCCTCTCCAGCGACGAGGAGATATCGCTCTTGAAACGGCTGGCACGTGGGGAAAAGGCCGTGAAGGGCGAGCTTATCGAGAGAAACCTGCGCCTTGTTGTGTATATTGCCAAGAAATTCGAGAATACCGGCGTGGGCATAGAGGACCTTGTATCAATAGGCACCATTGGTCTTATCAAGGCCGTCAACACATTCGATCCCATGAAAAAGATAAAGCTCGCTACCTACGCCTCACGCTGCATAGAAAATGAGATCCTCATGTATCTGAGGCGAAATAACAAGACGAGGGCCGAGGTTTCATTTGATGAACCCCTCAATATCGACTGGGATGGGAATGAGTTGCTGCTTTCCGATGTAATGGGGACCGACAATGACATTGTATACAAATCCATTGAGGAGGAGCTGGATAAATCGCTGCTCGAGGCGGCCATGCGTCGCCTCACGGGGCGCGAGAAGAAGATCATGGAGCTCCGCTTTGGGCTGGTGGATGGTGTGGAGAAGACTCAGAAAGAGGTGGCCGATCTTCTTGGAATATCTCAATCCTATATATCCAGACTTGAAAAGCGTATTATTAGAAAGCTAAGAAAGGAGATAAAGAGAGCGGAGTAG
- a CDS encoding sigma-E processing peptidase SpoIIGA, translated as MNEVILRILQSALMAFIMHYLILWATSGVLGLRSTSVRLSLGASLATLIDATIIVLMVARVMATPSAVLLAFLSIIPAARISYGRLLPRRLAVTIAYVYIITIMGGGGGLAVSYLTGGRPIPAFIATIATILVVAELGWGLVHRRIREWLFFVPIEIFFGEERVFVNALIDTGNRLRDPITGAPVIILEYSAVASILPGEVRQVFDLLDTEDLAAITDIVANSSWSSRFRVLPFASIGKEKGMLIGFRPDEVRIMEGDRRASTRNAVVGIYTQRLSAEGGFRALLHPEILESAS; from the coding sequence ATGAATGAGGTAATACTCAGGATACTTCAGAGCGCCCTCATGGCGTTTATCATGCACTATCTTATTCTCTGGGCTACGTCGGGAGTGCTCGGGCTTAGAAGCACGAGCGTTAGGCTCTCGCTCGGCGCCTCTCTCGCGACCCTCATCGACGCGACTATTATTGTCTTGATGGTTGCCAGGGTCATGGCCACCCCTTCGGCGGTTCTCCTGGCTTTTCTATCAATAATCCCAGCAGCGCGCATTTCCTATGGTCGCCTCCTGCCCCGCAGGCTCGCGGTAACCATCGCTTACGTGTATATCATAACGATAATGGGCGGAGGGGGCGGTCTTGCGGTCTCATACCTGACGGGCGGCAGGCCCATACCCGCCTTCATAGCCACAATCGCAACCATCCTCGTGGTGGCTGAACTCGGCTGGGGCCTCGTTCACAGGAGGATCCGGGAATGGCTCTTCTTCGTGCCGATAGAGATATTCTTCGGTGAGGAGCGCGTCTTTGTTAATGCCCTGATAGACACGGGCAACCGCCTGAGGGACCCAATAACGGGAGCGCCGGTCATAATCCTGGAGTATTCGGCGGTTGCATCGATCCTCCCTGGTGAGGTGCGACAGGTATTTGATTTGCTTGACACGGAGGACCTTGCGGCGATCACCGATATCGTAGCCAATTCGTCCTGGTCATCGCGGTTCAGAGTTTTACCGTTTGCATCCATAGGAAAGGAAAAGGGGATGCTCATAGGCTTTCGCCCCGATGAAGTGCGCATAATGGAGGGCGACCGGAGGGCTTCCACCAGGAATGCCGTGGTGGGTATCTACACTCAACGGCTTTCAGCCGAGGGCGGCTTCAGAGCCCTCCTCCACCCTGAAATCCTTGAATCGGCATCCTGA
- a CDS encoding sugar-binding transcriptional regulator, with amino-acid sequence MLQRESHDKTEALLTSVAFLYYEKGLTLEEIARRFCVSKMTISRMLDKARLRGIVEVKIHLPIEHDKNLEGQLMKKFALKDAFVIKNPGTSNLVELLGQAGAYYLQLYLKSNDILGIAQGKTMSKVAEYMAPNFYEDLHIVQIMGGLTDVVSTNMFSVIQAFCEKLKCKGTYVHALGYASSKKRRDILLDEIFKATELGELWEKCNICMMGIGNADDTSIYTRLGFATLDELKEIQALGGVGVVLGYFVNIHGELLSCSVNERVLAMPIELLKRVDHVIAVSGGHEKIGAIIGALATGWINALVTEEETARQLLM; translated from the coding sequence ATGCTACAACGCGAGAGTCATGATAAAACTGAAGCATTGTTGACGAGTGTTGCTTTCCTATATTATGAAAAAGGTCTCACTTTGGAAGAGATTGCTCGGCGGTTTTGTGTATCAAAAATGACCATTTCTCGTATGTTAGATAAAGCACGGTTGCGGGGAATCGTAGAAGTCAAAATTCACCTTCCTATTGAGCACGATAAGAACCTTGAAGGGCAATTGATGAAGAAATTTGCTCTGAAGGATGCATTTGTTATTAAAAACCCTGGTACTAGTAATCTTGTAGAGCTTCTAGGTCAGGCTGGTGCATATTACTTACAGCTATATCTAAAGAGTAACGATATTCTAGGTATTGCACAGGGTAAAACGATGTCGAAGGTCGCCGAGTATATGGCCCCGAATTTCTATGAGGATTTACACATCGTCCAGATAATGGGCGGTCTCACTGACGTTGTCTCAACCAACATGTTCAGTGTTATCCAGGCATTTTGTGAGAAGCTTAAATGCAAAGGAACATATGTCCATGCGCTGGGTTACGCCAGCAGTAAGAAGCGGCGTGATATTCTGTTAGATGAAATCTTCAAAGCTACAGAGTTGGGTGAGTTGTGGGAAAAATGTAATATCTGTATGATGGGGATAGGAAATGCCGATGATACCTCCATATATACGAGATTGGGTTTTGCTACTTTAGACGAGTTAAAGGAAATCCAAGCCCTCGGTGGGGTAGGGGTGGTACTGGGTTATTTCGTAAATATCCATGGGGAGCTGTTATCCTGTTCAGTTAATGAACGCGTGTTGGCTATGCCGATTGAGTTGTTAAAAAGGGTTGATCATGTCATTGCGGTAAGTGGCGGCCATGAAAAGATCGGCGCAATTATCGGAGCGCTCGCTACGGGATGGATAAATGCTTTAGTAACAGAGGAGGAAACGGCTAGACAGCTTTTAATGTAA
- a CDS encoding sugar ABC transporter substrate-binding protein, whose translation MRLISRKALIVVLTGILIFAFTAQSTVAGETVINFIASVGGSGKSFAGGVERFNEKYKGQYRVEVTLVAWESVLEKAVMQFMSRRPTYDVLAVDGMWIPAVRQYLEPLDPYVARFGPEPVKLFGRGALRDLTYHGKIIAFPIRSGVILNYYRKDLLDAAGLKVPRTLDEYTAAARKLTRKDASGKVHVYGTSLMAQHPTWTTWSFSQFARPHGISFLTDDNTGPSPALKESGTLQILKFIKNLQDEGLTPNPLAWTYDDNVVAFQNGRLAMTPEMSVRALLLEDHAKSQVAGKMGYDVLPAGKLGPDEPAYAGGYWTLAIDKNSKVKEAAYQFIKFMTSLENQKYMAIKWSNGPTALALYDDPEYIKINPAAPAIKKVLEGIGYAQDFPVRQNPELTKVVHEEMQVFLLGRQTAEQTGMNMFNRIKEVMEQ comes from the coding sequence ATGCGTTTAATCAGCAGGAAGGCTTTGATAGTAGTTTTGACGGGCATTTTGATATTTGCTTTTACAGCCCAGAGCACCGTTGCCGGGGAGACGGTAATTAACTTCATTGCCAGTGTCGGAGGTAGTGGGAAGAGTTTTGCGGGTGGAGTAGAGCGGTTTAACGAGAAATATAAAGGGCAGTACAGGGTTGAAGTTACCTTGGTGGCGTGGGAATCTGTTTTGGAAAAAGCCGTAATGCAGTTCATGTCTCGGAGGCCCACTTATGATGTACTAGCTGTTGATGGTATGTGGATTCCGGCAGTCCGTCAGTATTTGGAGCCGTTAGACCCTTACGTGGCCAGGTTTGGACCCGAACCAGTTAAGTTGTTCGGGCGAGGGGCATTACGTGATCTTACCTATCATGGAAAGATTATCGCTTTCCCAATTCGTTCGGGGGTTATCTTGAATTACTACCGGAAGGACCTTTTAGATGCTGCTGGCCTTAAAGTCCCTCGAACCCTGGATGAGTACACGGCTGCAGCCAGGAAACTCACCCGCAAGGATGCCAGTGGCAAGGTTCATGTTTACGGTACCTCCCTTATGGCACAACATCCAACCTGGACTACCTGGTCATTTAGTCAGTTCGCCCGTCCCCATGGAATTAGCTTCTTGACGGATGACAATACAGGTCCTAGCCCCGCCTTAAAGGAGAGTGGTACCCTTCAAATCTTGAAGTTTATCAAAAACTTGCAGGATGAAGGGTTGACCCCGAATCCTCTGGCGTGGACATACGATGATAACGTAGTTGCCTTCCAAAACGGACGTCTGGCTATGACGCCTGAAATGAGTGTGAGGGCTTTACTGCTAGAAGACCACGCCAAGTCTCAGGTAGCGGGTAAAATGGGATATGATGTCTTGCCAGCCGGAAAACTTGGTCCAGATGAACCTGCCTATGCCGGAGGCTACTGGACTTTGGCAATCGATAAAAACAGCAAGGTTAAGGAAGCCGCTTACCAATTTATCAAATTCATGACGAGTCTAGAGAACCAAAAGTATATGGCCATAAAATGGTCAAATGGACCCACTGCGCTTGCTCTTTACGATGACCCCGAGTATATAAAGATTAACCCAGCCGCCCCAGCTATTAAAAAAGTGCTGGAAGGAATCGGGTATGCTCAAGATTTCCCTGTGCGGCAGAACCCCGAGTTGACCAAAGTCGTGCATGAAGAGATGCAGGTTTTTCTATTAGGTCGGCAGACGGCTGAGCAGACCGGTATGAATATGTTCAACCGTATCAAGGAAGTTATGGAGCAATAG
- a CDS encoding D-glycerate dehydrogenase: protein MAKFKVYVTRKIPEAGLDIIRKVADVKVWDGELPPPREIILKEIRDVDGIISLLTDKMDAEAMDAGEKLKVISNYAVGFDNIDIPEATKRGIAVTNTPGVLTDTTADFAFALLMASARRIVEADKHTRQGKWKTWVPTGFLGQDIHHATLGLVGLGRIGYEMARRATGFSMKLLYYDVYRNEKFEKELGIEYVELPELLQRSDFVSLHVPLTDKTYHLIGRQELAMMKKTAILINTARGPIVDLDALYEALRDGKIAGAGLDVTEPEPIPANHPILGLDNLTIAPHIASASVATRTKMATMAAEGCAAILKGEVPPNLVNTEVLKVKELKGKAS, encoded by the coding sequence ATGGCGAAGTTCAAAGTCTATGTAACCCGCAAGATTCCTGAAGCCGGCCTCGATATCATCCGGAAGGTCGCAGATGTGAAGGTATGGGATGGTGAGCTCCCGCCCCCGCGCGAGATCATACTCAAAGAAATCCGGGATGTAGACGGGATCATATCCCTCCTTACCGATAAGATGGATGCAGAGGCCATGGATGCCGGCGAGAAGCTCAAGGTCATAAGCAACTATGCTGTAGGCTTTGACAACATCGATATCCCCGAGGCGACGAAAAGGGGTATAGCTGTGACCAACACGCCCGGCGTCCTCACGGACACGACCGCAGATTTTGCGTTTGCCCTCCTGATGGCGAGCGCGCGCCGCATCGTCGAGGCCGACAAGCATACCCGCCAGGGCAAGTGGAAAACCTGGGTCCCGACGGGCTTCCTCGGCCAGGACATCCACCATGCCACGCTGGGGCTCGTGGGCCTCGGGCGGATCGGGTATGAGATGGCGAGGCGCGCCACCGGCTTCTCGATGAAGCTCCTTTACTACGATGTCTACCGGAACGAGAAATTCGAGAAGGAGCTGGGTATTGAGTATGTCGAGCTCCCGGAGCTGCTGCAGCGCTCGGATTTCGTGAGCCTGCACGTGCCCCTGACGGATAAGACCTACCACCTGATCGGGAGGCAGGAGCTCGCCATGATGAAAAAGACCGCGATCCTGATCAACACCGCCCGCGGGCCGATCGTGGACCTGGATGCCCTGTATGAGGCGCTGCGGGATGGCAAGATCGCTGGCGCGGGGCTCGATGTCACCGAGCCTGAGCCCATCCCGGCGAACCACCCGATCCTCGGGCTCGATAACCTCACCATCGCCCCCCACATCGCGAGCGCGAGCGTGGCCACGCGCACGAAGATGGCAACGATGGCCGCCGAGGGGTGCGCCGCGATCCTGAAGGGCGAGGTGCCGCCCAACCTGGTCAATACTGAGGTGTTGAAGGTGAAGGAGCTTAAGGGCAAGGCAAGCTGA
- a CDS encoding sugar ABC transporter permease — protein sequence MDPPRFIGLKNYMDTLSRPIFQSSLVKTIVFTIFNVGIQFFLGFAVALLLDTRRHSRKFFLTLCILPMMITPSIVGLIWKVLLHNEWGIANYFIETIGLTKLGWLSDPTLTLVTIVLVEVWLHTPFTTLVLLAGLQAIPPEPYEAAKVDGASGFQAFRYITLPWLQPLIVIVLMFRIMFSLRAFDTIYSLFRSGGPGNEGMVLGVYLYERLRITWSMGEAAALSYIILFLTALFSMVFVVKLYRGEQQ from the coding sequence TTGGATCCTCCACGCTTCATCGGACTCAAGAATTATATGGATACTTTATCCAGACCCATTTTTCAGAGCTCGTTAGTTAAGACAATAGTATTTACCATATTTAACGTTGGGATACAGTTTTTTCTCGGATTCGCGGTTGCTTTATTATTGGATACGAGACGTCACAGCCGTAAGTTTTTCCTAACACTATGTATCCTGCCGATGATGATCACCCCAAGTATTGTAGGCCTCATTTGGAAAGTCCTTTTGCATAATGAATGGGGGATCGCAAACTATTTTATAGAAACCATCGGCTTAACTAAATTAGGATGGTTATCGGATCCTACATTGACGCTCGTTACCATCGTCTTGGTCGAAGTATGGCTACATACACCATTCACTACCCTTGTCCTATTAGCTGGTTTGCAGGCTATTCCCCCAGAACCTTACGAGGCCGCCAAAGTTGATGGCGCTTCCGGGTTTCAAGCCTTTCGCTATATCACCTTGCCGTGGCTCCAACCATTAATAGTAATCGTCCTCATGTTTAGGATAATGTTCAGTCTTAGGGCTTTTGATACCATCTATTCGCTATTCCGCTCGGGTGGGCCGGGGAATGAGGGAATGGTGTTGGGGGTATACTTGTACGAACGTTTACGTATTACATGGAGTATGGGAGAAGCCGCAGCTTTATCCTATATTATTCTCTTCCTGACCGCATTATTCAGTATGGTATTTGTGGTGAAGCTATATAGGGGGGAACAACAGTGA
- a CDS encoding sugar phosphate isomerase/epimerase: MKDSMYRYMKVGLIHFMAYPQVMKGEGPIIETLTKIAEDDYFNAVEVTWMKDPGVRQAARKLLNEAHMTVAYGGQPRTLTTGLDINSLDPAVREKTIATLKEGIDEAYELGCVGFAFLAGKYPGKDREEDACQALEDSIEQLCAHARSKGDMPVVLEIFDRDIEKKSLVGPNDTALRIASNVRKKFDNFGLMVDLSHLPLLGQTARDALVPVKDYLVHAHIGNAVVKDKSHPAYGDAHPRFGIAGGENDVAELTEFLRVLFEIGYLNEDAPRIVSFEVKPLAGESSEIVIANAKRTLNEAWARL; this comes from the coding sequence ATGAAGGACTCAATGTACAGGTACATGAAGGTCGGGTTGATCCACTTCATGGCCTATCCTCAGGTAATGAAGGGCGAAGGCCCGATCATCGAGACCCTCACGAAGATTGCCGAGGATGATTACTTCAACGCCGTCGAGGTCACCTGGATGAAGGATCCCGGCGTCCGCCAGGCCGCAAGGAAGCTCCTCAACGAGGCGCATATGACGGTGGCCTACGGTGGGCAACCGAGAACCCTTACCACAGGGCTCGACATCAACTCGCTCGACCCTGCCGTAAGGGAGAAGACCATCGCCACGCTGAAGGAGGGCATCGATGAGGCTTACGAGCTCGGATGCGTTGGGTTTGCTTTCCTCGCCGGTAAGTACCCGGGCAAGGACAGGGAGGAGGACGCCTGCCAGGCCCTGGAGGATTCCATCGAGCAGCTCTGCGCTCACGCCAGGTCAAAGGGGGACATGCCGGTTGTGCTCGAGATATTCGACAGGGATATAGAGAAGAAATCCCTTGTGGGGCCGAATGACACCGCCCTGAGGATAGCAAGCAACGTCAGGAAGAAGTTTGACAACTTCGGCCTCATGGTTGACCTGAGCCACCTGCCGCTCCTTGGCCAGACGGCGAGGGATGCGCTCGTCCCCGTCAAGGACTACTTGGTGCACGCCCATATAGGGAACGCCGTGGTCAAGGACAAATCGCATCCCGCTTACGGAGATGCCCACCCCAGATTCGGCATCGCGGGCGGGGAAAATGACGTGGCGGAGCTCACGGAGTTCCTGAGGGTGTTGTTTGAAATCGGCTATCTGAATGAGGATGCCCCACGTATAGTGAGCTTCGAGGTGAAGCCGCTCGCGGGCGAGTCGTCGGAAATTGTGATCGCAAACGCAAAGAGGACCCTCAACGAAGCCTGGGCCCGCCTGTGA
- a CDS encoding FadR family transcriptional regulator produces MEGDQFVKIAKIKRPQMIDLILEQLQNAILDGQLPVGTRLPAERELAAALGVSRASLREALKAAALMGWIEIRPGEGSFVAKATSEKIIQPLSYVLMFDTENIGNIMELRSILEVETAGLAASRRTGECLSEIREIMERMEESASRNVEEFLEYDMLFHKKVDKAAGNPVLAKTNLILRELLREANRRVARLAEGRSTAIEAHRRIFTAIENRDEKAAREAALDHLNTVAGFVLDEAKKSKSKERG; encoded by the coding sequence TTGGAAGGCGACCAATTCGTTAAGATCGCTAAGATCAAGCGGCCCCAGATGATCGACCTCATCCTGGAGCAACTGCAAAACGCCATCCTCGACGGCCAGCTCCCCGTGGGCACCAGGCTCCCGGCCGAGCGCGAGCTGGCTGCGGCCCTCGGGGTGAGCAGGGCATCGCTTAGGGAGGCGCTCAAGGCCGCGGCGCTCATGGGGTGGATCGAGATCCGTCCGGGCGAGGGCAGCTTTGTTGCGAAAGCGACATCGGAGAAGATCATCCAGCCGCTCTCGTATGTGCTCATGTTTGATACCGAGAACATCGGCAATATAATGGAGCTTCGTTCAATCCTCGAGGTCGAGACCGCTGGCCTCGCTGCATCCCGCAGGACTGGGGAGTGCCTTTCGGAGATACGGGAGATCATGGAGCGCATGGAGGAGAGCGCCTCGCGCAACGTCGAGGAGTTCCTGGAATACGACATGCTCTTCCATAAAAAGGTCGATAAAGCCGCTGGCAACCCCGTGCTCGCCAAGACGAACCTGATCCTGAGGGAGCTCCTGAGGGAGGCCAACAGGCGCGTAGCGCGCCTCGCCGAGGGCAGGTCCACAGCCATCGAAGCGCACCGTAGGATATTCACGGCCATCGAAAACAGGGACGAAAAAGCCGCGCGAGAGGCCGCTCTGGATCATTTGAATACCGTTGCAGGATTTGTCCTGGATGAGGCAAAGAAGTCAAAGTCAAAGGAGCGTGGATAG